CCTTAAATGAATTGAGCTCCCACTTTAGCATTCCCGATTGAATCTCACAACAACATCCTAAATACATGGTCAAAGTGTGACCAAGTTTTTTTCTAAGAATTTTTCGTTCTTATGAATGTTGTGTGGTGAATTGGGACTCTACGGGAGTATGGGAGGGGCCGGAGGGCTGTAGTGTTGCACTTGCCCAAATGCCCCGACCGATTTGCCTGAGTTTGTCAGAGCACACAAGTGTGATTCCATTCTGTTCACTGTAGTTGAAGTGGGGGGATGCTTTTGAGCTCTGCTCTATTATTTGGTCCAAGAAACTGTAACACAagatcaaaaagaaaagaagaagaaattatcaATTTGGCAAGCATGTAGCTGGTCCTGGTCAGACCAACATACCTGCAAAATTTGTGGGCTTCATGCGCAGAGAGAGACATGCACTAAAATGTCCCACCCCGCGAACTATAATGCATGAAGGAACCAGGGAATCTATTGGCCTGTCAAGAATACTTTCCTTCAAAAAAGATCAAACATTGCTTTGAACCAGACTGACAGTTGAAGCTACTGTGAACTGCCTTATAACATAAAAAGGAAAACGAAGACAGAGTCACAAAGAGAGATATGAATGAAGGTTTTAAGCACTGTATTAAACAAAACAGACAATTCCATTGTTTAACTCTTTAACAATTGGATATACTGAATTGCACAAAATATCAGGTGATTGAGCAAACACGATATGAGTTCTTTCTTGATAGTTTTTGGTTAAAGCTTTAACCTCTACCAGTTTCTTGTGGAGTTTTAGCCACAATTGAGATTGCGTGCAACCCTGATTGAAGTTCGTCGTTCAGCAATTCATAAACCATCCTATGACGCTTCACAAGACTCTGCCCATCAAATTTGGATGAGACAATCTTCACATTAAAATGGGTTTCTTCTGCATTATCTTTAACAGCAGCATGACCAGCGTGTTGGTATGACACGTCTTCTACTTCTAGAATACTTGCTTCCAGTGAAGATTGTAACTTCTGCTTGATCCTGTTTGCCCTTGAGAGCAAAACGCTAGCAGCTCCTCGTGAACTCATGGCTGATTTCTAATTCTCCTTTACTTTTAAAATTCCTGAATAAGCAACCATTACAACCCTTTGTTAGAAGAAAGAAATTAGTACATTTAACACTACCTTATTGCACTTCTTAATACATTACATAATGAACTCACAAAGAAATTCAAGAGGTGAATGTGTGGCATATAATCGAGGGTAAAATAGATGAGAATCTTACAAAAAGTTGTATAGCCTATCATAGATTTGAGAATGAGTTGGATCACTGGTAATGTAACTGTTAATTTTGCAGGTTGCGACAAAttgctaagagcaactgcaatggacgactaaacccaaattttcagtcgagtgggctggcgtagtgggacggaccatcgatcaaaatttgatcaaagagtaaaatccagaccaaatttggtctgcgatcaggaccaaatccaaatatagtcgggcgggCGTTGAcataatctccgctacacatcgggcgttgatataatctccgccattcatcgggcgttgatataatgtacgcatgaaacggggcgttgatataatgtacgcccgaaacggggcgttgatataatatacgcccgatggggcgttgatataatgtacgcatgaaacgggcgttgatatacttaacgccccactttcacaaattttcaaaacttacatggggcgttgatatacttaacgccccatttttttcttttttcaaaacttacatggggtgttgatatacttaacgccccatttttttctttttcttttttttttttttgtttgtgaagCGTAGAAcaataccaacgccccactcgcgcgttatctttaccaacgtcccattcgggcgttatctttaccaacgcctgatcccaggcgtaatgtttatcaacgcacggccaaatatactcttttcccactacgccacatgacggactaaacccaaatttggtctttttttttagtctttggtctttggttatactcgcaccactgtggacgctcaaGCAACTAAGAAGTAAACACTCAGGGATTTACAAGTTATGAATTACTCTGATGCAATACAACCAGCCTATCTAATTGACATAACCAGATAGTGGTGATGGGCATTTCTCAATCAGTCAGGTCTACAGAGTAATCCGATAAGAGATATATGGAGTAATCAGATAAGTTAACCCTAGGTTTAACATAATGTAATTCGATGAGATAAGGAAAAACCTATATAACCTGTAAGTCACCAATTTCTGAATCATCACAGACAGTGGGAACATATATATTTATTAGGTTTGTCTAATAGGCAAGTGTTAGTGACAAAGATATTAAGAACCCTAAATTGCTGCTACCTAAAACAGGAAGTGTTGGTTGGACACACATAGTTTCACAATGTTTATTAGAATCAAAAGTAAAATTACTCAGTAGGGCTATACATCTGATTGAAATATTTGAGATAGACATTGTAATTcaaaaataattgaagaaaatatatttcaaaATTTCAATTGAAAGCCACAAACACAAAACGAACAACACAAAAGAGAGTGAAATTAAAGAAGACTGTCAGTAATCAAATAGTAGAGCTTTAttaagtgagagattgatgagtGGGGATGAAAGAGTTACTTACAGAGATTAGacaagcaaggacttttagttgtGGGATTTGAAAAGAGGTTTTAGTGTTTAGGGAtttgaaaaggaaaaacaaaaagtgGAACGAGGAATTTTAGTAGGCTCCTCGAGATATATGGAGATAGAGTGGccgaaaaaaaaaaacctatgcGGTGAGCGTGGATCGAACACGCGACCTTCAGATCTTCAGTCTGACGCTCTCCCAACTGAGCTATCCCCGCAATTGATGACTATGTATCACGGAAGTTACTTATCGGTAACCTCAGCGTACCCCCCAATTTAGGAGGTTGTTTTCAAGAAAGTGTCTGGTCTGACAATGACGCAGTGATTGAAAACTTAGACGTGATAAGTCGATTCCTCAACATTGAATTGACTTTTAGTTTTACGAGATTTTGAGTAAGAACTCTATGGCAAAGCACACTGTAGATGAGTGACTGATCGCAAAATACTAGGTACTTTTAATTGGAGCCAGGTCCAGATCCCACCACCCTCGGAAACTCAAAATGAAGCATCAACTGATTAATTTAGTGAAAGATAAAAGGCAGTGGTGTGGTAACGCAAGCAGTGGCAGACATTGTACAAACTCATTGTGAATGGGTTTATCCTCGTCTAATTGCTTATCTAATACATCTCCATTCAAACATGCAAGTGGGCGGcaatataaaaattatttacgCCTCAAACTGAAGACGGATCCAAGTTGATCACGGAATTATGCTTTTTGAGGTTTGCATTTGCCGAGGGTGCTGGGGGTTTAACATAGGACTGACATCTAAGGCGGCTGCACCACAACATATAAAATTCACATATATATGGTTGTACCCAGTGAGCCACAAAAATGGTGGAATATGCACTTGACAGACAACTTAGTTCCATGGTGAAAACGTAAGTGCAAATATGATCTATCATCCACTAATTGACCATTACACAAAACCATGAAAAGCTCCAATACCTTCACGTATAAAAGCCTTCATGAATCAATGCACCTTTCAAATTTAACCTGCAGACTTGAATCCGGAAAGGAAAACCTTAATAAGTTTAGATTGAAAAATGggtttttcttacaaattatttCTGTTAACTCTAGCCATTTTAGCTGTATTTGGAGAAGCTGAAGACACAATATTCAGTGGTGAGAAGTTATCGTCCGGTCAGTTTATCGAGAACCCACCTTATAAGTTCATTATGCAAAACGACTGTAACTTAGTCTTATATAAGTTGGATAAAGCTTTGTGGGCTAGTAACACTAGAGGTCATGGTGATGAATGCGTTGTTCTTCtacaaaaaaatggaaatttGGTCATGTCTTCTGGTTCTGATGTTATTTGGTCCAGTAGTTCATCTAGAGGTCCGAATTCTTATAGATTAGTTGTTCAAACGGATGGTAACGTTGTCATATACGGCGGTGCAACTTGGGCTACAAATACAATGCAATCTTCCAAGAAGCTTCATACGAAAGTTAACATCCTTGCTGGTCCATAAGCTTAAGTTGTGCATGAGTGTGCCTGTTTTAATTGGATTGTCCCTGTTGATGTGTAATCGTTAGTAATGCTGCATATTACAGCGATAGCGTTATTATGTATGCGTATGTTCTGTTCTGGATGTGCTGTAGCTGGCAGTGCAAAAGGTTTGTAATAATGCAAGTTTGTACGATCGTGTGAAATTGTCTGGTTTCTGCCCTAAGAATGAAAATTAAGTGCTTTGAACTGTAAAATTTGCTCCTCCAGTTTGCTAAATCAATTAATATAGATAGCTggtaaaaaaaattttttttttgcttatagTTGGtagatcaatctatagtactaCATGCTTGTCCAGTAAACCGACACATATATCAGCAGAATCTTCCTTTGCAACAGAAAGGGAATAAATAAGcgggaatgttataaataccctccATTTTGGTTGATCTTGTACAAATATTCCCGAGGGGTAAAAATTAAGTCTTTTGGAATCAACTTGGGAAAGTTGCATCAACTTCTGGAAGAAACTTGTGCTAGTTGTGTCCATTTCtggaagcaacttgtgctagGTCCTTCCACTCTTCAGAAGGTAGGGGTATTTTTAAAACTATATTTCAAAAAGTAGATTTTGAGGGCTATTTAAATAATGTTCGCAATAAATAAGATACCTGCgaataggggtgtgcaacggacggacggatgcggattaggagtcatccgcgtccaatccgtcaaagttacggatttggaaaatccaaccgtgtccggtCCAATCATCCGCAGGTTTAACATTCACGGATCAACGGATGATAcggaccggatgcggattaaccacgaattttacataaatacacgaTTAAAACAAGGCCTCCAGGAACTATATCAGTATCTTTCAGATAAATGTTGCCAGTCACCAGGATTTGTGGCATACGACTGAGAGTGTTGGGGGATCAGAGCTTCTCTACGATGCTGCAGCTCTACGAGAATTTATGCTTAACTGTCAATCTAAGGGCTTAGCTTTCACCATTTTTGCAGGGTCGGTCTACCAGTTAGACACAATTATCTTCTTTGGTGGGCTTGGGGCACACAGTAGATTCACTGTTACGCTCAGTTAAGTCTAaagaaataaaatgaactgaTTACAAGTCCGGCCACCTAACCTTGCTCATCCACAGTTCATTTTCGTAGAACAAGGCTTAAAAAGCTCTGTTAGGAGTTTGAGTATATCAGACTAaagaaaattctgaagatataAGAAACCGATACACTATTAAGAAAGTAGAGAAATAATGTACAACCGAAGTTGACAGATAAATAGGCATAAAATACAACTATACAAGTGTTTATAGTGATCAAATAtacggtgcgggtgaatccgcaGATTTCAAAGTCCATCCGTAACCAAACTGttaaaagtgcggatttgagaatcttaCCCATGTCCGGCCCGTAGATCTTGCGGATTGGGTTtcatccgcaattttgcggacggatacgggtgaaATCTGCGGTTCCGGACTTTTTGCTCACTCCTACCTGCGAAAGATGACCAATCAGAGTTAGGCGCATCCAAATAAAATTCACAATATTTTGTTGGTTTTTCTAGAAATTGAATTTCTAATATATATAGGACTTCccttaaatatagcccacactTTTATTAATCATAGCCCATTTGACTTTGGTCGATCTgtttttattaaaattcgaatttTGACCTTTTTTGTTATTATTCATAACTCATAAACTAGGCTAGCAAATCAGtgaaaaatgagttgaaaaatGAGTGACTCGGTGAGTCAATTAAAAACGTAcgttttagggtttctttttttTAAGGGTTTTTTCTCATATACTAGACCTACCGTATTTTTATTTTCCCCTGACTTTGATAACTCACAGACCCTTTGGTGGTCGAGAATTCATCGAATTCTTGTATACCAGACCCACCGTGATGTCTTTTCCCCCCTGTTCTAACATATATTAGAGCAGGCTTTAAAGCATCGACCTGTTAACTATTATACATGAAATCTCGAGTGTTATATGATCAACAAGGTGAAACATCTATGTTTACAAAAGATTAAAGCTTTATTATGTATTACTCATTCATTTGAGTGTTAACTGTTTGGGAGTTCCAGTGAATTCACGATGACTCTGGTTGAACTCAATGGATTCACGTCCACCAGAGGCTCTGTAAATTTCTTTTACCCTAATATGATAATTCGCGAAGTCTTTGTTGGTTTGAATTCACGGCTACAAGATCCTCTGTGAAAAAAAATGACATCTTGATTCGCGATGGCTCTGATGCTTGAGAATTCAATGAATTCACTGTCACCAGAGCcttcatgaagaaaaaaaatactgaCATGTAACTCATACCCGTTTAATCATATCGCGTAGGATTGGAACACTACGACTGAAAAGATGTATATAGAACTACTAGAGCAAAACATCCAAGACATAGAACGTTATATGCTACGGTTTCAAATGCAAAATCTGCTTAACATAAAAAGTGAAAAATCCGTTTGTAACATTTAAGATTCTTAATGTACTCTAAAAACAAATGTGTTCAATCCCTaaggaaaaaacataaaaacaactaaaggacttacttcttgtgttttttattgtttttgtctTGATTCTTCAACAAATTAACGACATGGGTATCATCTTTCAAAGCAGAAAACAAATGtgagctttgagggttatcatgatttttgagcatcgagattaaacaagattttttttgaAGGGCTTATCGGCTCATCTTCAGCTCCAGAGCACtttatgaaatttaaaataatTCTCATGTTTCTTTTCTGCATAGAAATAAAGCCAAAATAAGTAGAAGAAGCTTACCCATTGATCAAggaaataaatacaaaatataaGTAAAACATTTCAAAGATGATCCATTATTTAGGTTGAGTCATATTCCCATGGCAACTTACTAGAGTACGTGATTCAGAAGGTTAACTGATGCTACATTGCTAAAGGATGCCGAAGAACATTCTAACTCAACAACACTTATAGATTTTCAGCAtcacaaataaaattaaaaaaataaatatgctCCCTTTTATTgggttaaaaaaaattaaactaattTATACATATGCCTTACATATATGtatccaatttagaaaatttatCAAACACCTGGAATGCAAAATTCTAACGCTAACACTCCAAAACTAAAAAACTTTGTTAAACCTTTAAATTATAAATTTGTTGTATACCAATTGGTGTACAATTTTTTTACAGAAACATCAAAACCCCATATATAAACATGAATTCTCCTCATTTGGGTTTCAATTTAAATtcttaaattttttgaaaaactaaACTTAAATTATCTTATGAAGTTGATTTGATTCTTTCTCCTTTAGTTCGTCCCATGATGATTTGGTTGACTGGTTTTTCAACAAatttggaaaataattttttagggTTATTAGAGGTTGTGATCGGATGGtttagaagaaggagaagaaggttCGTGAATATGGTCGGCTTAGAATTTAGTTTTAATAACTAAATCAACTCAGTTGGTCAGTTATATGACAACTCAACTCAACTTGCCTCTAACTAGTTATCGATTTCTGCTAACTCGGTATGGTCTATGATATGGGCTATGGTTAATATATTGAAATAATACCGTGGAGTTAAAATGGATATGTAGGCGGTTTTGTGTTTCCCCCTCAAAAAAACTACTTATTTTGTTGTACTCCTTTTTTTAAATCACTAGTAATAAAAAAGCCTCTTTAACCTAGATGTGTCGTGATTCCCCAGTTAAATAGCACGTGCAGTACGCATGGTGTTTAAAATATTGAAAACCAAAACTACTCTCTTTAGCCCAACCTAATATTACTAAACTCGTATTTATGAGTGATTTCATCCGACAGTCCCAAATAATGGATATAAATGGATGGTTGATGTTAAATGATTCTGCCTTAAAATTTCACTCTCTCACTTTAGCACAAACATACTTATTCCTTAGCGATTAGAAAACCTTATTCGCCATTAATAACAACCCCAAGAGAAACCTAACATTTGAATTTCGGTAGATGATTACAGGTGTCCAATTTTCATAAAAAAACGTCTCATTTAATTCCAAtaattcttcttctcatcttcttgtGTTGTCTTCAAAATACAGTTCTCAAATTTATAAAGATTTAAGCCATTTTCAACCAAATGCACCGAAGATTTAGAAGAGTTGTAAAGgattttattatttgatgataaaGCGATAAGTCTCAGACAAAGAAAttacgagagagagagagagagagagagagagagagtaaggCTTAGTCCTATGGTATGCTAATCTAGTATCtggattagcagtccacgtcagctaggacaacctcctaagtcctatggtagTTCATTCTGCGAAAAGTAGATGCGCTGAATCATTCCGCGAAAAGTAGATATAGCCagtgctgaatggttcagcgcgaCCAATCTCAGCTgtcagataaaaaaaaaatctagatgCGCTGAACCATTCCGTGAAAAGGTGATTTTCATAgcgttgaaccattcagcgcaaCTATCTCACTACTAGTTCACGCGCGAGCAATCACTAGGAGAGAGGACTAGTATTAACAAATAGATAACACTTTTTATTACAAAACTGCAACGCTttttggctaatctagcagctgaATCTAGCCCATAGGATTTAGTCTAACAACTGTCTACCAAACATAAATAAGTCAAGTCAAAAGGAAAGACTAACTAATACATCTAATACACCTCCTCAAACTAAGGTACGCAGAGTCGCAGACTGAAGAAGTTTGAAAAGAAACTAAAATCAACTCtctctcataaataaataaataaataaataaaaaactaagTAGAAGCTGAAGTAGAAAAGTTCCCCAACAGTTGGTGAAGAAGTCTAGAAAAAGTTGGAAAATATAAGCCCTTTGTGAacatgatacgtattgatctctgtactttggtagctattactataaaggcggaattcagaataataatagacgagaaacttagaaaatagaacacaagtagtaattcgaagaaaaatatcttttCTAGataatgaacaagaaaacgattacaattctctctttgtcacGCTGacaatcttctctaaacagtAAATTAACCTTAAATTGTTTGCTAAtcttgcacaagtattgttccaagatTTCTCTAGGTTTCTGTGCCTAGTCTCTGTGTCCTTAGCTATTATCCaaagccctctatttatagccttcatcgtactcagtctaccaaggacttctattaggaatctatttcctaaactaagagtatttcctaaaacaaaactcttccctaactaggaattcttcctagaataggattcttccctcaatttagcttgaggttaactaagttcctaaaggagtacggatacacttGTATCATGTgtcccccttttaagaacttgaactcctgtgagagttaaaaatgaaggttagggaactcaaGAGTCccattttccttgttaaaccacttggctttactaggaattttacctttacatccaattagaaaagcttctttctctccttgtcgtgttttagtcactcttcgTTCCAATAcgcagtcttccttgagtggttcctctctatcaaaccataagtcttctactcgtGGTAATATCATAGTGTCGTCATCGTCATCATCTAGTGATGGTGGCTCAAACAAATTCAAGTATTCGGCATTTATAATcgagtacattcctagataaggtggtaAATCCAGACGAAAGGCATTGTCACAAATCTGATCGAGTATACAAAACGGTTCATATCtcaatggcttcaacttcttaccttcccccttcagtcgttccttacctaattttaaccataTCAAGTCACCAATACCAAAATTACAAGGTACAAGATGCTTGTcatgttttgttttgtatttggcttgtgacttctttaattgtgCTTCAACAGTTACATGAATCTGATATATCTTCTCCAAGAATTTATTTGCCTTTTTTCGTTCACTTCCTTCCTTCCCCCCATAaaggtgtcactagaaaatactagacCAAAAGGgctaggtggtaagtaaccataacATGTCCCGAAAggagattttcccgaagaactgtGAACTGCTCTATTAAAAGCAAACTATAGATATTGTAAACTCTCATCTcaagttttaggatgcttagaattatatcctcttaacatgtgaaccatagtcctgttgaccacttgtgtttgtccgtctgtttgtggatgaaaagttgtactcttcttcaacctagtgtccatcatcttccataaagaatcccaaaagtgactaaggaatcgactatccctatcataaataatcgaagtaggtaaaccaaaatgcttccacacatgctcaaagaagagctttACTGCACCATCTCCTGTAaccgtctttgtacatggaattaatgcaaTCATCTTTCTGAATCGGTCGACCAAAacgaacaagtaatcataaccagACTTGGTCTTTGGTAACCCGCCAAGAAAATCCATAGGAATACTTTCCCAAGgtcttgatggtactggtaatggtagatataacccacgttttctgttggaaggtttagatgtgctACATAACTTACACCCTCTAACTAACTTAGCCACATCATTTTGCATCTTCGGCCAAAAGACATAACGACGAAGGTTAAgaagagttttattcatcccaaagtgtccagcaACTCGGGATGTATGTGCCTCTCTTAACCATTGTAAACGATCTCCATCTTCTGGAATGCAAAGTAATTGACCCTTATACAGCAATCCATCACGGAGTTCAAACTCGCCTTTCAAACCACTCTTTACACCTTGTTGAGGTCTTTGCTAGATGCGTATGACTAtgcatactcttgaggaacaatcggctgattctcatggccaccattaatgcttGAATTGGTGGACGAGACAACATATCTTtcaacttgtttgttactcccttcttgtacttaA
The nucleotide sequence above comes from Papaver somniferum cultivar HN1 chromosome 8, ASM357369v1, whole genome shotgun sequence. Encoded proteins:
- the LOC113303371 gene encoding mannose-specific lectin-like; the protein is MGFSYKLFLLTLAILAVFGEAEDTIFSGEKLSSGQFIENPPYKFIMQNDCNLVLYKLDKALWASNTRGHGDECVVLLQKNGNLVMSSGSDVIWSSSSSRGPNSYRLVVQTDGNVVIYGGATWATNTMQSSKKLHTKVNILAGP